Proteins encoded by one window of Sorex araneus isolate mSorAra2 chromosome 3, mSorAra2.pri, whole genome shotgun sequence:
- the RCN2 gene encoding reticulocalbin-2 isoform X3 — protein sequence MRRGLLLLLLLLRAAAARAGDADELHYPQGEHRADYDREALLGGQEEVDEYVKLKPEEQHSRLKAIIRKIDQDSDGFLTESELSSWIQMSFKHYAMQEAKQQFVDYDKNRDGRVSWDEYNIQMYDRVIDFDEETALDDAEEESFRQDKKRFEKADQDATPGLNLEEFIAFEHPEEVEYMTEFVIQEALDEHDKNGDGFVSLEEFLGDYRRDPTASEDPEWILVEKDRFQNDYDKDADGRLDPQELLSWVVPNNQGIAQEEALHLIDEMDLNNDKKLSEAEILENQDLFLTSEATDYGRQLHDEYFYHDEL from the exons ATGCggcgggggctgctgctgctgctgctgctgctgcgcgcCGCGGCCGCCCGCGCCGGGGACGCCGACGAGCTGCACTACCCGCAGGGCGAGCACCGCGCCGACTACGACCGCGAGGCGCTGCTGGGCGGCCAG GAAGAAGTGGATGAGTACGTTAAACTCAAGCCCGAAGAGCAGCACTCACGGCTGAAGGCCATCATAAGGAAAATTGACCAGGACTCCGATGGCTTTCTCACCGAAA GTGAACTCAGTTCCTGGATTCAGATGTCTTTCAAGCATTATGCTATGCAAGAGGCGAAGCAGCAGTTTGTGGACTATGATAAAAACAGGGATGGTCGAGTGTCGTGGGACGAATACAACATTCAAATGTACGACCGCGTGATCGACTTCGATGAGGAAACGGCTCTGGATGACGCAGAAGAGGAATCCTTCAGGCAG GACAAGAAACGATTTGAAAAAGCAGACCAGGATGCCACTCCTGGTTTGAATCTTGAAGAATTTATTGCCTTTGAGCATCCGGAGGAAGTTGAATATATGAcg GAATTTGTCATCCAAGAGGCTTTAGATGAACATGACAAAAATGGCGATGGATTTGTTAGTTTGGAAGAATTTCTCGGTGACTACAGGCGGGATCCAA CAGCCAGTGAAGATCCAGAGTGGATACTGGTGGAGAAGGACAGATTCCAGAATGATTATGACAAAGATGCTGATGGCAGGCTTGATCCCCAAGAGCTGTTGTCTTGGGTAGTGCCCAACAACCAGGGCATTGCACAGGAAGAG gctcTTCATCTAATTGATGAGATGGATTTAAATAACGATAAAAAGCTCTCTGAAGCAGAGATTCTGGAAAACCAGGACTTGTTTCTTACCAGCGAAGCCACAGACTACGGCAGACAGCTCCATGATGAATATTTCTATCACGATGAGCTCTAA
- the RCN2 gene encoding reticulocalbin-2 isoform X1, with protein MRRGLLLLLLLLRAAAARAGDADELHYPQGEHRADYDREALLGGQEEVDEYVKLKPEEQHSRLKAIIRKIDQDSDGFLTESELSSWIQMSFKHYAMQEAKQQFVDYDKNRDGRVSWDEYNIQMYDRVIDFDEETALDDAEEESFRQLHLKDKKRFEKADQDATPGLNLEEFIAFEHPEEVEYMTEFVIQEALDEHDKNGDGFVSLEEFLGDYRRDPTASEDPEWILVEKDRFQNDYDKDADGRLDPQELLSWVVPNNQGIAQEEALHLIDEMDLNNDKKLSEAEILENQDLFLTSEATDYGRQLHDEYFYHDEL; from the exons ATGCggcgggggctgctgctgctgctgctgctgctgcgcgcCGCGGCCGCCCGCGCCGGGGACGCCGACGAGCTGCACTACCCGCAGGGCGAGCACCGCGCCGACTACGACCGCGAGGCGCTGCTGGGCGGCCAG GAAGAAGTGGATGAGTACGTTAAACTCAAGCCCGAAGAGCAGCACTCACGGCTGAAGGCCATCATAAGGAAAATTGACCAGGACTCCGATGGCTTTCTCACCGAAA GTGAACTCAGTTCCTGGATTCAGATGTCTTTCAAGCATTATGCTATGCAAGAGGCGAAGCAGCAGTTTGTGGACTATGATAAAAACAGGGATGGTCGAGTGTCGTGGGACGAATACAACATTCAAATGTACGACCGCGTGATCGACTTCGATGAGGAAACGGCTCTGGATGACGCAGAAGAGGAATCCTTCAGGCAG ctTCATTTAAAGGACAAGAAACGATTTGAAAAAGCAGACCAGGATGCCACTCCTGGTTTGAATCTTGAAGAATTTATTGCCTTTGAGCATCCGGAGGAAGTTGAATATATGAcg GAATTTGTCATCCAAGAGGCTTTAGATGAACATGACAAAAATGGCGATGGATTTGTTAGTTTGGAAGAATTTCTCGGTGACTACAGGCGGGATCCAA CAGCCAGTGAAGATCCAGAGTGGATACTGGTGGAGAAGGACAGATTCCAGAATGATTATGACAAAGATGCTGATGGCAGGCTTGATCCCCAAGAGCTGTTGTCTTGGGTAGTGCCCAACAACCAGGGCATTGCACAGGAAGAG gctcTTCATCTAATTGATGAGATGGATTTAAATAACGATAAAAAGCTCTCTGAAGCAGAGATTCTGGAAAACCAGGACTTGTTTCTTACCAGCGAAGCCACAGACTACGGCAGACAGCTCCATGATGAATATTTCTATCACGATGAGCTCTAA
- the RCN2 gene encoding reticulocalbin-2 isoform X2: MRRGLLLLLLLLRAAAARAGDADELHYPQGEHRADYDREALLGGQEEVDEYVKLKPEEQHSRLKAIIRKIDQDSDGFLTESELSSWIQMSFKHYAMQEAKQQFVDYDKNRDGRVSWDEYNIQMYDRVIDFDEETALDDAEEESFRQLHLKDKKRFEKADQDATPGLNLEEFIAFEHPEEVEYMTEFVIQEALDEHDKNGDGFVSLEEFLGDYRRDPTSEDPEWILVEKDRFQNDYDKDADGRLDPQELLSWVVPNNQGIAQEEALHLIDEMDLNNDKKLSEAEILENQDLFLTSEATDYGRQLHDEYFYHDEL; the protein is encoded by the exons ATGCggcgggggctgctgctgctgctgctgctgctgcgcgcCGCGGCCGCCCGCGCCGGGGACGCCGACGAGCTGCACTACCCGCAGGGCGAGCACCGCGCCGACTACGACCGCGAGGCGCTGCTGGGCGGCCAG GAAGAAGTGGATGAGTACGTTAAACTCAAGCCCGAAGAGCAGCACTCACGGCTGAAGGCCATCATAAGGAAAATTGACCAGGACTCCGATGGCTTTCTCACCGAAA GTGAACTCAGTTCCTGGATTCAGATGTCTTTCAAGCATTATGCTATGCAAGAGGCGAAGCAGCAGTTTGTGGACTATGATAAAAACAGGGATGGTCGAGTGTCGTGGGACGAATACAACATTCAAATGTACGACCGCGTGATCGACTTCGATGAGGAAACGGCTCTGGATGACGCAGAAGAGGAATCCTTCAGGCAG ctTCATTTAAAGGACAAGAAACGATTTGAAAAAGCAGACCAGGATGCCACTCCTGGTTTGAATCTTGAAGAATTTATTGCCTTTGAGCATCCGGAGGAAGTTGAATATATGAcg GAATTTGTCATCCAAGAGGCTTTAGATGAACATGACAAAAATGGCGATGGATTTGTTAGTTTGGAAGAATTTCTCGGTGACTACAGGCGGGATCCAA CCAGTGAAGATCCAGAGTGGATACTGGTGGAGAAGGACAGATTCCAGAATGATTATGACAAAGATGCTGATGGCAGGCTTGATCCCCAAGAGCTGTTGTCTTGGGTAGTGCCCAACAACCAGGGCATTGCACAGGAAGAG gctcTTCATCTAATTGATGAGATGGATTTAAATAACGATAAAAAGCTCTCTGAAGCAGAGATTCTGGAAAACCAGGACTTGTTTCTTACCAGCGAAGCCACAGACTACGGCAGACAGCTCCATGATGAATATTTCTATCACGATGAGCTCTAA